Proteins from a genomic interval of Dermacentor variabilis isolate Ectoservices chromosome 8, ASM5094787v1, whole genome shotgun sequence:
- the LOC142591304 gene encoding uncharacterized protein LOC142591304: MARLGELDEYDENDQNIESYLERFESFVTANDIEEEKTLAVSLSMIGPRTCEVLKSLLVPAFPGDKSFEEVTVLLKKHYNPSCLVIAERCEFNRQAQEGQESIEDCIVALKNLARKCDSGLFLQDALRDRLVAGIRCEETQLALFAEENLTFEKPCKIVLDREQGATSSVTARRRQGSGAACHGDKRTRN, encoded by the coding sequence ATGGCGCGACTAGGGGAGCTAGACGAGTACGACGAGAATGATCAGAATATTGAATCCTATTTAGAACGCTTTGAGAGTTTCGTCACAGCAAACGATATCGAAGAGGAAAAGACGCTGGCCGTATCCTTGAGCATGATAGGACCACGAACGTGCGAGGTGCTCAAAAGTTTGTTAGTACCTGCCTTTCCTGGGGACAAATCCTTTGAAGAGGTGACAGTGCTATTGAAGAAGCATTATAATCCAAGCTGTTTGGTCATCGCCGAACGTTGCGAATTTAACAGGCAAGCACAAGAAGGACAAGAAAGCATTGAGGACTGCATAGTGGCCTTAAAGAATTTAGCAAGGAAGTGCGATTCCGGTCTCTTTTTGCAAGACGCACTGCGAGATAGATTAGTGGCAGGCATAAGATGCGAAGAAACGCAACTCGCCTTGTTTGCTGAAGAAAATTTAACCTTTGAAAAGCCGTGCAAGATAGTCTTGGACCGGGAGCAGGGCGCGACAAGCAGCGTTACTGCACGCAGAAGGCAAGGAAGCGGTGCTGCATGCCATGGCGATAAAAGGACAAGGAACTGA